In Cheilinus undulatus linkage group 16, ASM1832078v1, whole genome shotgun sequence, one DNA window encodes the following:
- the LOC121523522 gene encoding C-type lectin domain family 4 member E-like, translating into MNDKTSAPIHPETTRGSKVPSERVVLLVITALLAATVIVICRLSLAIMLTERSFQKLRDEHEALKRNFTGGTCLTCEEGWEQYGRSCYYFSTIKSSWTDSRSKCQQQGGELVKIESREEQVFLDEKLRDKIAGKEDKFWIGLTDAQTEDTWLWADGSPLDKNLSYWGEGEPDNWTDSRNPDGEDCARMGEKGGAEENKSWFDTPCRLSYKYICEKPAENGKLRCL; encoded by the exons ATGAACG ACAAAACCTCTGCCCCAATACACCCAGAGACCACCAGAGGGTCAAAGGTCCCATCAGAGAGAGTGGTCCTGCTGGTAATCACTGCTCTCCTGGCAGCTACTGTCATAGTGATTTGTCGTCTCT CTCTTGCCATCATGCTTACTGAGAGAAGTTTCCAGAAACTGAGAGATGAGCACGAAGCTTTGAAGAGAAATTTCACAG GTGGCACCTGTCTGACATGTGAAGAAGGCTGGGAGCAATATGGACGAAGTTGTTATTATTTCTCCACCATTAAATCATCCTGGACTGACAGCAGGAGTAAATGTCAACAACAAGGAGGAGAGCTGGTGAAgatagagagcagagaggagcag GTTTTCCTGGATGAGAAGCTGAGAGACAAAATAGCTGGAAAGGAGGACAAGTTCTGGATCGGACTGACTGACGCGCAGACAGAGGACACATGGTTGTGGGCAGACGGATCTCCACTGGACAAAAA TTTGTCATATTGGGGCGAGGGTGAGCCGGACAACTGGACAGACAGTCGAAACCCTGATGGGGAGGACTGCGCGAGGATGGGGGaaaaaggaggagctgaggaAAACAAGTCCTGGTTTGATACGCCCTGCAGACTCTCTTACAAATATATTTGTGAGAAACCAGCAGAAAATGGGAAATTAAGGTGCCTCTGA